A stretch of Calditrichia bacterium DNA encodes these proteins:
- the kduD gene encoding 2-dehydro-3-deoxy-D-gluconate 5-dehydrogenase KduD, translating into MIDLFRLDGKVAIVTGASRGLGQGMAIGLAEAGADIVAVSTNLKNLDETVAAVQKLGRKVLPLKCDVADAGDIKSAIAATLSAFKTIDILVNNAGTIRRAPAVAYSDNDWDAVLNTNLNGLFRFCREAGKVMVEKQRGKIINIASLLSFSGGITVPAYAASKGGVAQLTKALANEWAKYNVQINAIAPGYFATDNTAALRANETRNAEISARIPAGKWGTPDELKGAAVFLASNASNYVNGHILLVDGGWMAR; encoded by the coding sequence ATCATCGATTTATTCCGGCTGGATGGCAAAGTGGCCATTGTCACCGGCGCGAGTCGCGGGCTGGGGCAGGGGATGGCCATCGGTTTGGCTGAAGCGGGTGCGGACATCGTGGCAGTAAGCACCAATCTCAAAAATCTCGACGAAACCGTGGCAGCAGTCCAAAAGCTCGGCAGAAAAGTGCTGCCGCTGAAATGCGACGTCGCGGATGCTGGCGATATCAAATCGGCAATCGCCGCAACGCTGTCGGCATTTAAAACCATTGATATTCTGGTGAACAACGCCGGAACCATTCGCCGCGCGCCGGCAGTTGCGTATTCCGATAACGATTGGGACGCCGTGCTCAACACCAATCTGAACGGGCTGTTCCGTTTCTGCCGCGAAGCGGGAAAAGTGATGGTCGAAAAACAGCGCGGGAAAATCATCAATATTGCCTCGCTGCTCAGTTTTTCGGGCGGAATTACCGTACCGGCGTATGCCGCCAGCAAAGGCGGTGTTGCCCAACTCACCAAAGCGCTCGCCAACGAATGGGCGAAATACAATGTGCAAATCAACGCGATTGCACCGGGCTATTTTGCCACGGACAACACAGCCGCGTTGCGGGCAAATGAAACCCGGAACGCAGAAATCAGCGCACGAATTCCCGCCGGAAAATGGGGCACGCCGGATGAATTGAAAGGCGCAGCAGTATTCCTCGCATCTAATGCATCTAATTATGTGAATGGTCATATTTTGCTGGTTGATGGCGGCTGGATGGCACGATAA
- a CDS encoding TRAP transporter large permease, whose amino-acid sequence MNWPTIVLVSSFAVLLMLNVPIAFAIGLSTLFTILTIGGLPALKIVAHTMATGIDSFALLAIPFFILAGLLMGRGGIAQRLIDFANVIFGRFRGGLSYVNVMTCMLFGAISGSAVAAVSSVGGFMIPLMNKEGYDRDFNASVTITAATTGLLIPPSNVMIVYSLATGGAVSIAAIFLAGFIPGILMGIGLMIVSGVISIKRNYGKGVTFGLRESVQKFLVALPPLFLVVLVLGGILAGFFTATEAAAIAVVYAFILSVFVYKEVKLSEIPQILLDCGITTAVVMLLIGTSMAMSWAMAYENIPQDISAGLLSLTNDKFMILLIINIFLLIVGTFMDMTPAILIFTPIFLPIMESLGVHPIHFGIVMIMNLCIGICTPPVGTCLFVGCGIAKTTVTQVIKPLLPFFAAMIVVLFIVTYFPALTMIVPQWFGF is encoded by the coding sequence ATGAATTGGCCAACAATCGTTTTGGTATCCAGTTTTGCGGTGTTGCTGATGCTCAATGTGCCCATCGCGTTTGCGATTGGCTTATCCACTCTGTTCACGATTCTCACCATCGGCGGGTTGCCCGCGCTGAAAATTGTGGCGCACACGATGGCAACCGGCATCGACAGTTTTGCGCTGCTGGCGATCCCGTTTTTCATTCTCGCCGGGTTGCTGATGGGGCGTGGCGGCATCGCGCAGCGATTGATCGACTTCGCGAATGTGATTTTTGGAAGGTTTCGCGGAGGGTTGTCGTATGTGAATGTGATGACCTGCATGCTGTTCGGCGCGATTTCCGGCTCTGCGGTTGCGGCGGTTTCCAGCGTCGGCGGATTCATGATTCCGCTGATGAACAAAGAGGGCTACGACCGCGATTTCAACGCATCGGTGACCATCACCGCCGCGACAACCGGGCTGCTCATTCCGCCGAGCAACGTGATGATCGTGTATTCGCTGGCGACCGGCGGCGCAGTGTCTATCGCGGCAATTTTCCTCGCCGGATTCATTCCCGGCATTTTGATGGGCATCGGGTTGATGATTGTCAGCGGTGTCATTTCCATCAAACGCAATTACGGAAAAGGCGTTACTTTCGGGCTGCGGGAAAGCGTGCAAAAATTTCTTGTGGCGCTGCCGCCGCTGTTTCTGGTGGTGCTGGTGTTGGGCGGTATTCTCGCCGGATTTTTCACCGCAACCGAAGCCGCAGCCATCGCTGTTGTGTATGCGTTCATCCTCTCCGTCTTTGTTTATAAAGAAGTTAAGCTCAGTGAAATTCCCCAGATTTTGCTCGATTGCGGCATCACAACCGCAGTGGTGATGTTGCTCATTGGCACATCGATGGCGATGTCTTGGGCGATGGCGTATGAAAATATCCCGCAGGATATCAGCGCGGGATTGCTCAGCCTGACCAACGATAAGTTCATGATTTTATTGATTATCAACATCTTTTTGCTGATTGTCGGCACGTTTATGGATATGACTCCGGCAATCCTGATTTTCACGCCGATTTTCCTTCCGATTATGGAAAGCCTCGGCGTTCATCCCATTCATTTCGGCATCGTGATGATCATGAATTTGTGTATCGGGATTTGCACGCCGCCGGTTGGCACCTGCCTTTTCGTGGGCTGCGGCATTGCCAAAACGACCGTCACGCAGGTGATCAAACCGCTACTGCCGTTTTTCGCTGCGATGATTGTGGTGCTGTTTATCGTCACCTATTTTCCGGCGCTGACGATGATCGTGCCGCAGTGGTTCGGGTTTTGA
- a CDS encoding TRAP transporter substrate-binding protein: MLSGCGEQGNVVKLKMAHGLATNHPVHLAMEFMARKAWVMSDSTLKIEIYPNEQLGNEKESIEKLQFGAIAMTKVSTSMLETFLDEYKVFALPYLFRDYDHRWQVLNGDIGKSILASGEHLMLKGLAYYDAGSRSFYSTAKPILSPDDLTGLKIRTQQSPMAIKLIDALGGSATPISWGELYTSLQQGVVDGAENNPPSLFTSNHYEVCKFYSLDEHTSVPDVILINTDMWNGLSESHKKVLTAAAEASVEYQRKLWRDFEEESMRKMTENGLQVFTPDKQPFQERVKSLWREFDGTVIGNLATDIQAVE, from the coding sequence ATGTTGAGCGGTTGCGGCGAGCAAGGCAATGTGGTCAAATTGAAAATGGCGCACGGTTTGGCGACAAATCATCCGGTGCATCTGGCGATGGAATTCATGGCGCGAAAAGCATGGGTAATGTCCGATTCGACGCTGAAAATCGAGATTTATCCCAACGAGCAATTGGGCAACGAGAAAGAATCCATCGAGAAATTGCAGTTCGGCGCCATCGCGATGACCAAGGTATCCACCAGCATGCTGGAAACGTTTCTCGACGAATACAAGGTTTTTGCACTGCCGTATCTGTTCCGCGATTACGACCATCGTTGGCAGGTGCTCAACGGCGATATCGGCAAATCAATTCTGGCATCCGGCGAACATTTGATGCTCAAAGGATTGGCATATTACGACGCCGGTTCGCGCAGTTTTTACAGTACCGCCAAACCGATTTTGTCTCCGGACGATCTCACCGGATTGAAAATCCGTACGCAGCAGAGCCCGATGGCCATCAAGCTCATCGATGCGTTGGGCGGATCCGCAACGCCGATTTCCTGGGGCGAATTATACACATCGCTGCAACAGGGCGTTGTGGACGGCGCGGAAAATAATCCGCCGAGCTTGTTTACATCCAACCATTACGAGGTTTGCAAATTTTACAGTCTGGACGAGCACACGAGCGTGCCGGATGTCATTTTGATCAACACGGACATGTGGAACGGGCTGAGCGAATCGCACAAAAAAGTGCTGACCGCGGCGGCCGAAGCGTCGGTGGAATACCAGCGGAAATTGTGGCGGGATTTTGAGGAAGAAAGCATGCGAAAAATGACCGAAAACGGGTTGCAGGTGTTCACGCCGGACAAACAACCGTTTCAGGAGCGCGTGAAATCGCTGTGGCGCGAATTTGACGGCACGGTGATCGGCAATCTGGCAACCGATATTCAGGCGGTGGAGTAA
- the uxaC gene encoding glucuronate isomerase produces MKPLKLHPDRFFDANPAIRDIARELFEGIKHLPIVSPHGHTEPAWFSENAAFPDPTGLILIPDHYIFRMLYSQGIPLENLGIPTRDGTAVETDHRKIWQIFANHFYLYAGTPTGIWLAHEFSDVFGVTEKLDSESAQRIYDQIAGKLQSPEFRPRALFDRFNIEVLSTTDAAESDLAHHKKIQESGWNGRIVPTFRPDGVTDLRRPDWHANLNALSDVSGIAIHSYRDFIRALEKQRSFFKSMGAVATDHGVETPFTQALTANDAERIFGRALAGDASADDATAFTAHMLMEMARMSCDDGLVMQIHAGSMRNHNAAIFNRYGLDKGADIPMQTEYTRNLHALLNTYGNNSAFRVIVFTLDETTYSRELAPLAGHYPAMRLGPPWWFHDSIEGMIRFRQMVTETAGIYNTVGFNDDTRAFPSIPARHDVARRMDCNFLAGLVARHIIDMDDAVAMSRALTYDLVKSSYNL; encoded by the coding sequence GTGAAACCGTTAAAATTACATCCGGATCGCTTTTTTGATGCAAATCCGGCGATTCGGGATATCGCCCGCGAACTGTTTGAGGGCATCAAACATCTGCCGATTGTCAGCCCGCACGGGCACACCGAACCCGCGTGGTTCAGCGAAAATGCCGCTTTTCCAGATCCGACCGGATTGATCCTCATTCCCGATCACTACATTTTCCGGATGCTCTATTCGCAGGGAATCCCGCTGGAAAACCTCGGCATTCCCACCCGCGACGGCACGGCGGTGGAAACCGATCACCGGAAAATCTGGCAGATTTTCGCGAATCATTTTTATTTGTATGCCGGAACGCCGACGGGCATTTGGCTGGCGCACGAATTTTCGGACGTTTTTGGCGTCACCGAAAAGCTGGACAGCGAATCGGCGCAGCGCATTTACGACCAGATTGCCGGAAAATTGCAGTCGCCGGAATTTCGTCCGCGCGCGCTGTTCGATCGCTTCAATATCGAGGTGCTGTCGACAACCGACGCTGCGGAATCGGATCTAGCGCATCACAAAAAAATCCAGGAATCGGGATGGAACGGCAGGATTGTGCCGACGTTTCGCCCCGATGGCGTAACGGATTTGCGGCGACCGGACTGGCACGCCAATCTCAACGCGCTCAGTGATGTTTCCGGCATTGCGATTCATTCGTATCGCGATTTTATCCGTGCGCTGGAAAAGCAGCGGTCATTTTTCAAATCGATGGGCGCGGTTGCAACGGATCACGGCGTGGAAACGCCTTTCACGCAGGCGTTGACTGCGAACGACGCCGAACGCATTTTCGGTCGTGCGTTGGCTGGCGATGCATCTGCCGACGATGCAACCGCATTCACCGCGCACATGCTGATGGAAATGGCCCGGATGAGCTGCGACGATGGTTTGGTGATGCAAATTCACGCCGGTTCGATGCGCAATCACAACGCCGCAATTTTCAACCGATACGGGCTGGACAAAGGCGCGGATATCCCCATGCAAACCGAATACACCCGCAATTTGCACGCGCTGTTGAATACATACGGCAACAATTCCGCGTTCCGCGTGATCGTATTTACGTTGGATGAAACGACGTATTCGCGCGAGTTGGCGCCATTGGCGGGGCATTATCCGGCGATGCGACTCGGTCCGCCGTGGTGGTTTCACGATAGCATCGAAGGCATGATTCGCTTCCGGCAAATGGTTACCGAAACGGCGGGGATTTACAACACTGTCGGATTCAACGATGACACACGGGCGTTTCCATCGATTCCGGCGCGGCACGATGTCGCTCGGCGAATGGATTGCAATTTTCTGGCGGGGCTGGTTGCGCGGCACATCATTGACATGGATGATGCTGTGGCGATGAGCAGGGCGTTGACTTATGATCTGGTAAAGTCGTCGTATAATCTTTAA
- the kduI gene encoding 5-dehydro-4-deoxy-D-glucuronate isomerase, giving the protein MNIRYLGDKNSCKKMTTAELRASYLLDDLFAPGKIVLHYVDVDRTIVGSVVPTIESLSLTSAAELRADYFAERREIGVINIGGSGKITVDSAGYSLANKDCLYIGRGSKSIQFASDDPANPAKFYVMSYPAHAAYPTKKITKKEANIVDLGSDGDANKRTLYQMICPGVCDSCQIVMGITELAEGNVWNTMPPHTHERRSEVYLYFDVDESARVFHFMGEPAETRHLVLRSGDAVISPSWSIHSGAGTRNYSFIWCMGGENQAFTDMDFIEMGDLR; this is encoded by the coding sequence ATGAACATACGCTATTTGGGGGATAAAAACAGTTGCAAAAAAATGACCACGGCAGAGCTTCGCGCATCGTATCTCTTGGACGATTTGTTTGCGCCGGGAAAAATTGTGCTGCATTACGTCGATGTGGATCGCACGATTGTCGGATCGGTGGTGCCGACAATCGAATCGCTGTCGTTGACCAGCGCGGCGGAACTGCGGGCGGACTACTTCGCCGAACGGCGGGAAATCGGTGTGATCAACATTGGCGGCAGTGGCAAAATTACAGTTGATTCGGCTGGTTATTCGCTGGCGAATAAAGATTGCCTGTACATCGGGCGCGGCAGCAAATCCATCCAATTTGCCAGCGACGATCCTGCAAATCCGGCAAAATTTTATGTGATGAGTTATCCCGCACATGCGGCGTATCCCACCAAAAAAATCACCAAAAAAGAAGCGAACATCGTTGATCTCGGCAGCGATGGCGACGCAAATAAACGCACGCTCTATCAGATGATTTGCCCCGGCGTTTGCGACAGTTGCCAGATTGTCATGGGCATTACCGAGTTGGCGGAGGGCAACGTTTGGAACACCATGCCGCCACACACCCACGAGCGCCGTTCGGAAGTGTATCTCTATTTCGATGTTGACGAAAGCGCCCGCGTATTCCATTTCATGGGCGAACCGGCAGAAACGCGGCATCTCGTACTGCGCAGCGGCGATGCGGTGATTTCGCCCAGCTGGTCGATCCACTCCGGTGCGGGCACGCGCAATTATTCGTTCATCTGGTGCATGGGCGGCGAAAATCAGGCGTTCACCGATATGGATTTCATCGAAATGGGTGATCTACGATGA
- a CDS encoding TRAP transporter small permease, producing the protein MLKQLKKSLDKGLETVTALVMGLLVLDVVWQVITRFVLKNPSNWTEELATYLLIWVGLLGAGVALRRRAHLGIDYFVLRLDPKSQFISAVIAALFVTGFAVAVLLVGGIQLVSLTFKLGQTAPATGIKLGYVYLAVPISGFFIVMYGLEILAEALAKLNQLKKTG; encoded by the coding sequence ATGCTAAAACAATTGAAAAAAAGTTTGGACAAAGGTTTGGAAACGGTTACAGCGTTGGTAATGGGGCTGTTGGTGCTCGATGTGGTGTGGCAGGTGATCACCCGTTTTGTGCTCAAAAATCCGAGCAACTGGACCGAAGAACTGGCGACGTATCTGCTGATTTGGGTGGGTTTGCTCGGCGCGGGCGTTGCGCTGCGGCGGCGGGCGCATCTCGGGATCGATTATTTTGTGCTGCGGCTCGACCCTAAATCGCAATTCATTTCTGCGGTAATTGCGGCGCTGTTTGTCACCGGATTTGCGGTAGCGGTGCTGCTGGTTGGCGGCATCCAACTGGTTTCGCTGACCTTCAAACTCGGACAAACCGCGCCGGCAACCGGCATCAAATTGGGATATGTCTATCTCGCCGTGCCGATTTCAGGATTTTTTATCGTGATGTACGGGCTGGAAATTCTCGCCGAAGCACTGGCAAAACTCAATCAACTGAAAAAAACGGGTTAG